In one window of Episyrphus balteatus chromosome 3, idEpiBalt1.1, whole genome shotgun sequence DNA:
- the LOC129913561 gene encoding mitochondrial dicarboxylate carrier: MTDQNAPAPRLGRWYFGGVASAGAACCTHPLDLIKVNLQTQQGKLSVVPLTAKIIRDQGITALYSGLSASILRQLTYSMTRFGIYEVGKQNIETNTLMGKIFLASMSGAIGGLVGTPADMVNVRMQNDVKLPAESRRNYKNAFDGLIRVYKTEGFKQLFSGATTAVSRGVLMTVGQIAFYDQIKSLLLDSKFFKDDLRTHFLASLGAGAIATTLTQPLDVLKTRTMNAKPGEFAGLWDIVKFTARLGPMGFFKGYIPAFVRLGPHTIITFVFLEQLRLNFGSIPEPKKIA; encoded by the exons ATGACCGATCAGAACGCACCTGCACCCCGTCTGGGACGTTGGTATTTTGGTGGTGTAGCCAGCGCTGGCGCTGCCTGCTGCACCCATCCCTTGGATTTGATTAAAGTAAATTTACAAACTCAACAAGGGAAATTGTCCGTCGTTCCTCTAACTGCCAAAATTATTCGAGATCAAG gAATCACTGCTCTCTACAGTGGATTATCGGCTTCTATTCTCCGTCAACTGACATATTCTATGACTCGTTTCGGTATCTATGAAGTCGGTAAACAAAACATCGAAACCAACACTCTGATGGGCAAGATATTTCTAGCTAGTATGTCTGGGGCAATTGGTGGATTGGTAGGCACTCCAGCCGATATGGTAAACGTAAGAATGCAGAACGATGTTAAACTGCCAGCTGAATCTAGAAGAAA TTACAAGAACGCATTCGATGGACTCATTCGTGTGTACAAAACTGAAGGATTCAAGCAACTCTTCTCAGGCGCAACTACAGCTGTCAGTCGAGGAGTCTTAATGACAGTCGGGCAAATCGCTTTTTACGATCAA ATCAAATCACTGCTTCTGGATTCAAAATTCTTCAAAGATGATTTACGCACACATTTTCTTGCTTCATTAGGAGCTGGAGCTATTGCAACAACTCTCACCCAACCCTTGGATGTACTTAAGACCCGCACCATGAATGCCAAACCGGGTGAATTCGCCGGCTTGTGGGACATAGTGAAATTTACTGCCCGTTTGGGCCCTATGGGATTCTTTAAGGGCTACATTCCAGCATTTGTCCGCCTTGGTCCACATACTATTATAACATTTGTGTTCCTTGAACAACTTAGACTCAATTTTGGAAGTATTCCggaaccaaaaaaaattgcctAA